Proteins from a genomic interval of Equus quagga isolate Etosha38 chromosome 13, UCLA_HA_Equagga_1.0, whole genome shotgun sequence:
- the GEMIN7 gene encoding gem-associated protein 7 isoform X1, whose protein sequence is MSQMRNRSRGAARGVDLPRSFVVDLGGLGPTCSAGPRPHPLCPGGAGAPPPVLVIQTRGMEFRRCRRRASQSLRPRALDGLSDLCVDSVLGCRQTALRGVGEVVTRTMQTPLTIPVPVLRLPRGPDGWSRGFAPDGRRAPLKPEVPGIPESPGVPESQESQEQRARAALRERYLRSLLAMVGRQVSFTLHEGVHVTAHFGATDLDVANFYVSQLQTPIGVQAEALLRCSDIIAYTFKP, encoded by the exons atgtcacagatgaggaaccgGAGCCGAGGGGCTGCTCGTGGAGTCGACCTGCCCAGATCCTTCGTAGTGGATCTGGGAGGGCTGGGGCCCACCTGCTCTGCCGGCCCTCGCCCCCATCCTCTCTGCCCGGGGGGAGCTGGGGCCCCGCCACCTGTTCTT GTTATACAAACACGTGGTATGGAATTCAGAAGGTGCAGAAGGCGGGCCTCCCAGAGTCTCCGGCCCCGGGCTCTCGATGGGCTGAGTGACCTGTGCGTTGACAGTGTTCTTGGATGTCGTCAAACTGCCCTTCGAGGGGTCGGTGAGGTTGTGA CCAGGACTATGCAGACTCCACTGACCATTCCTGTGCCTGTGCTCCGCCTCCCCCGGGGCCCTGATGGCTGGAGCCGAGGCTTTGCCCCTGATGGACGCAGGGCCCCCTTGAAGCCAGAGGTTCCTGGAATCCCAGAGTCTCCCGGAGTTCCAGAATCCCAGGAATCCCAGGAACAGCGGGCCCGAGCCGCCCTTCGGGAACGCTACCTCCGCAGCCTGCTGGCCATGGTGGGTCGCCAGGTGAGCTTCACATTGCATGAGGGCGTGCATGTGACTGCCCACTTCGGAGCCACTGACCTGGACGTGGCCAACTTCTACGTGTCGCAGCTGCAGACTCCGATAGGTGTGCAGGCTGAGGCGCTGCTCCGGTGTAGCGACATCATTGCATACACCTTCAAGCCCTAA
- the GEMIN7 gene encoding gem-associated protein 7 isoform X2 — protein MEFRRCRRRASQSLRPRALDGLSDLCVDSVLGCRQTALRGVGEVVTRTMQTPLTIPVPVLRLPRGPDGWSRGFAPDGRRAPLKPEVPGIPESPGVPESQESQEQRARAALRERYLRSLLAMVGRQVSFTLHEGVHVTAHFGATDLDVANFYVSQLQTPIGVQAEALLRCSDIIAYTFKP, from the exons ATGGAATTCAGAAGGTGCAGAAGGCGGGCCTCCCAGAGTCTCCGGCCCCGGGCTCTCGATGGGCTGAGTGACCTGTGCGTTGACAGTGTTCTTGGATGTCGTCAAACTGCCCTTCGAGGGGTCGGTGAGGTTGTGA CCAGGACTATGCAGACTCCACTGACCATTCCTGTGCCTGTGCTCCGCCTCCCCCGGGGCCCTGATGGCTGGAGCCGAGGCTTTGCCCCTGATGGACGCAGGGCCCCCTTGAAGCCAGAGGTTCCTGGAATCCCAGAGTCTCCCGGAGTTCCAGAATCCCAGGAATCCCAGGAACAGCGGGCCCGAGCCGCCCTTCGGGAACGCTACCTCCGCAGCCTGCTGGCCATGGTGGGTCGCCAGGTGAGCTTCACATTGCATGAGGGCGTGCATGTGACTGCCCACTTCGGAGCCACTGACCTGGACGTGGCCAACTTCTACGTGTCGCAGCTGCAGACTCCGATAGGTGTGCAGGCTGAGGCGCTGCTCCGGTGTAGCGACATCATTGCATACACCTTCAAGCCCTAA
- the GEMIN7 gene encoding gem-associated protein 7 isoform X3, whose product MQTPLTIPVPVLRLPRGPDGWSRGFAPDGRRAPLKPEVPGIPESPGVPESQESQEQRARAALRERYLRSLLAMVGRQVSFTLHEGVHVTAHFGATDLDVANFYVSQLQTPIGVQAEALLRCSDIIAYTFKP is encoded by the coding sequence ATGCAGACTCCACTGACCATTCCTGTGCCTGTGCTCCGCCTCCCCCGGGGCCCTGATGGCTGGAGCCGAGGCTTTGCCCCTGATGGACGCAGGGCCCCCTTGAAGCCAGAGGTTCCTGGAATCCCAGAGTCTCCCGGAGTTCCAGAATCCCAGGAATCCCAGGAACAGCGGGCCCGAGCCGCCCTTCGGGAACGCTACCTCCGCAGCCTGCTGGCCATGGTGGGTCGCCAGGTGAGCTTCACATTGCATGAGGGCGTGCATGTGACTGCCCACTTCGGAGCCACTGACCTGGACGTGGCCAACTTCTACGTGTCGCAGCTGCAGACTCCGATAGGTGTGCAGGCTGAGGCGCTGCTCCGGTGTAGCGACATCATTGCATACACCTTCAAGCCCTAA
- the ZNF296 gene encoding zinc finger protein 296 has translation MSRRKAGCTPRRVDPAPAATPGDEMEMPDLVIEVKPEPDARPLQAPRLGPFSPKEVPVPGRFEGEPRHSLGPGPAGGPLHALGARNPWALWTPLMPNSPDRQPWTDKHPDLLTCGRCRQTFPLEAITAFMDHKKLGCQLLRDPSPCQGSDGKDLEALNCLRCGRQFTGAWKLLHHAQWDHGLSIYQTEPESPEAPLLGLAEVAAAVSAVAGPEAEAKGPRVSSLGRRSPTCPVCTKTLSSFSNLKVHMRSHTGERPYACDQCPYACAQSSKLNRHKKTHRQLQPQSPCTDEGSQEPAAPPEPAAHAAAPASTLPCSGGEGAGAAATAGVQEPGAPGGGAQAGPGGDGWGASTEERRTDPSKSQKASPKKAPKPVGKSRGPGGSCEFCGKHFTNSSNLTVHRRSHTGERPYTCELCSYACAQSSKLNRHRRMHGLGPGGPRFECPHCCVPFGLRATLDKHLRQKHPEVAGEA, from the exons ATGTCCCGCCGCAAGGCCGGCTGCACGCCCCGCCGAGTGGACCCCGCGCCCGCCGCCACCCCAGGCGACGAGATGGAGATGCCAGACCTCGTCATCGAAGTGAAGCCTGAGCCAGACGCGCGGCCCCTACAAGCCCCGAGGCTGGGGCCCTTCTCCCCGAAGGAAGTGCCCGTGCCTGGGCGGTTCGAGGGCGAGCCCCGCCACTCCCTCGGCCCCGGGCCCGCCGGGGGCCCCCTCCACGCCCTCGGCGCGCGGAACCCGTGGGCGCTGTGGACGCCGCTGATGCCGAACTCTCCCG ACCGCCAGCCCTGGACCGACAAACACCCAGATCTGTTGACCTGCGGCCGCTGCCGGCAGACCTTCCCGCTGGAGGCCATCACCGCTTTCATGGACCACAAGAAGCTGGGCTGTCAGCTCCTCAGAGACCCTAGCCCCTGCCAGGGCTCAG ACGGCAAGGACCTGGAGGCCCTGAACTGCCTCCGCTGCGGCAGACAGTTCACGGGCGCCTGGAAACTGCTGCACCACGCCCAGTGGGACCACGGCCTGTCCATCTACCAGACGGAACCCGAGTCCCCCGAGGCCCCGCTGCTGGGCCTGGCCGAGGTGGCCGCGGCCGTGTCGGCAGTGGCAGGGCCGGAAGCCGAGGCCAAGGGCCCACGGGTGAGCAGCCTCGGCCGGCGGAGCCCCACCTGCCCCGTGTGCACCAAGACCCTCAGCTCCTTCAGCAACCTCAAGGTGCACATGCGCTCTCACACGGGCGAGCGGCCCTATGCCTGCGACCAGTGTCCTTACGCCTGTGCCCAGAGCAGCAAGCTCAACCGCCACAAGAAGACCCACCGGCAGCTgcagccccagagcccctgcaCGGACGAGGGCAGCCAGGAGCCTGCCGCCCCTCCAGAGCCCGCTGCCCACGCCGCCGCCCCGGCCAGCACCCTCCCGTGCAGCGGCGGGGAGGGCGCTGGGGCCGCCGCGACGGCAGGGGTCCAGGAGCCAGGGGCGCCTGGTGGCGGGGCTCAGGCAGGTCCTGGGGGCGACGGTTGGGGAGCCAGCACCGAGGAGCGGAGAACTGACCCCAGCAAGAGCCAGAAGGCGTCGCCCAAGAAGGCACCCAAGCCCGTGGGCAAGAGCCGCGGGCCGGGCGGCAGCTGCGAGTTCTGCGGGAAGCACTTCACCAACAGCAGCAACCTGACCGTGCACCGGCGCTCACACACCGGCGAGCGGCCCTACACCTGCGAGCTCTGCTCCTACGCCTGCGCGCAGAGCAGCAAGCTCAACCGCCACCGCCGCATGCACGGCCTGGGCCCCGGCGGGCCCCGCTTCGAGTGCCCCCACTGCTGCGTGCCCTTCGGCCTGCGCGCCACCCTGGACAAGCACCTGCGGCAGAAGCACCCCGAGGTGGCCGGGGAGGCCTGA